A window of Phycobacter azelaicus contains these coding sequences:
- the pcaG gene encoding protocatechuate 3,4-dioxygenase subunit alpha has product MPQQLDYLKETPSQTAGPYVHIGLAPGAAGFQIYDQELGQDIAGPNAAGERIRVEGLVIDGIGSPVKDVLLEAWQANAAGVYAHPEHAGEVEEGFRGWGRVITDFETGEWAFETVKPGPVMGRNGQMMAPHINLWIVARGINVGLNTRLYFEDEAEANSTDPIINLIEWEKRRKTLIAKRSERDGQTVYRFDICLQGEDETVFFDI; this is encoded by the coding sequence ATGCCACAACAGCTTGATTATCTGAAGGAAACCCCTTCGCAAACCGCTGGTCCCTACGTCCATATCGGACTTGCGCCGGGCGCTGCAGGCTTCCAGATCTACGATCAGGAATTGGGTCAGGACATTGCAGGCCCCAATGCCGCAGGCGAGCGGATCCGGGTCGAGGGTCTCGTGATCGACGGTATCGGGTCTCCGGTGAAGGACGTGCTTCTAGAGGCCTGGCAGGCCAATGCCGCCGGTGTCTATGCCCACCCCGAACACGCCGGTGAGGTCGAAGAGGGCTTTCGCGGATGGGGCCGTGTCATCACCGATTTCGAAACAGGCGAATGGGCGTTCGAGACGGTCAAGCCGGGCCCCGTCATGGGGCGCAATGGCCAGATGATGGCCCCGCACATCAACCTCTGGATCGTAGCGCGCGGCATTAATGTGGGCCTGAACACCCGTCTTTACTTCGAGGACGAGGCGGAGGCCAACTCGACCGATCCGATCATCAACCTGATCGAATGGGAAAAACGTCGCAAAACCTTGATCGCCAAGCGCAGCGAACGGGACGGCCAGACGGTTTATCGTTTTGACATTTGCCTGCAAGGTGAAGATGAAACCGTATTCTTCGACATCTGA
- the pcaH gene encoding protocatechuate 3,4-dioxygenase subunit beta, with protein MTKPNQTMAEYYQRDRRWHPPAYAKDYKTSVARSPKFSLISLENTPSEITGPRFGHNDIAPTDNDLISNYAQPGESPIGERIIVHGRVLDENARPVPNTLVEIWQANAGGRYRHKKDTYLAPIDPNFGGCGRTITDENGYYYFRTVKPGAYPWRNWVNDWRPAHIHVSVFGSAFAQRLITQLYFEGDPLIKTCPIVATIPDPDAIEQLIARLDMNATIPLDTIAYKFDIVLRGRRSTLFENRLEGN; from the coding sequence ATGACCAAACCCAATCAGACCATGGCGGAATACTACCAGCGCGACCGTCGCTGGCATCCGCCCGCCTATGCCAAGGACTACAAGACCTCGGTGGCGCGCTCGCCCAAGTTCTCGCTGATCAGCCTTGAGAACACGCCGAGCGAAATCACCGGCCCGCGTTTTGGCCACAACGATATCGCCCCGACAGACAACGATCTGATTTCGAACTATGCGCAGCCCGGTGAAAGCCCCATCGGTGAGCGGATCATCGTACATGGCAGGGTGCTGGACGAAAACGCCCGCCCGGTGCCCAATACGCTGGTAGAGATCTGGCAGGCAAATGCCGGTGGCCGCTATCGCCACAAGAAGGACACCTATCTCGCCCCCATCGACCCCAACTTTGGCGGCTGCGGACGCACCATCACGGATGAGAACGGATACTACTACTTCCGCACCGTGAAACCGGGTGCCTACCCCTGGCGCAACTGGGTCAACGACTGGCGCCCGGCGCATATCCACGTGTCGGTCTTCGGCTCCGCCTTTGCCCAGCGCCTGATCACCCAGCTTTATTTCGAGGGCGATCCGCTCATCAAGACCTGCCCGATCGTGGCAACCATTCCCGACCCGGATGCCATCGAACAGCTGATTGCGCGCCTTGATATGAACGCCACCATTCCACTGGATACCATTGCCTACAAGTTCGACATCGTGCTGCGCGGTCGCCGCTCGACCCTGTTCGAAAACCGTCTGGAGGGGAACTGA
- the pcaC gene encoding 4-carboxymuconolactone decarboxylase, translating into MSESRFDQGMTVRRSVLGDAHVDRAEAAKTELDEAFQTLITEGAWGTVWASDGISRRERSMLTLALLAAMGNFEEIPMHIRATARTGASRQDVIEAFQHVAIYAGVPRANHALKLAKQTYAEMDAEAAAQAPKA; encoded by the coding sequence ATGAGCGAGAGCCGCTTTGACCAAGGGATGACCGTGCGCCGCTCGGTGCTGGGTGATGCCCATGTGGACCGCGCCGAGGCCGCCAAGACCGAGCTCGATGAGGCCTTTCAGACCCTGATCACCGAAGGCGCTTGGGGCACTGTCTGGGCGTCAGACGGCATCAGTCGCCGCGAACGCTCGATGCTGACGTTAGCGCTACTGGCAGCAATGGGCAATTTCGAGGAAATCCCGATGCACATCCGCGCCACCGCCCGCACTGGTGCCAGCCGCCAGGATGTGATCGAGGCCTTTCAACACGTCGCGATCTACGCGGGCGTGCCCCGCGCCAATCACGCCCTGAAACTGGCCAAGCAAACCTACGCCGAAATGGACGCCGAAGCCGCTGCCCAAGCACCCAAGGCCTGA
- the pcaQ gene encoding pca operon transcription factor PcaQ has product MRLSAELKLRHLEVFVEVARQESVTQAAEALGMTQPAVTRTLRELEGVVGKPLVERHGRGIRLSAYGEMFRDHAGRSLALARDGVAMLRGLDEAEGPRVAIGALPTVSATVVPDALAQLRAEGSHSRFSVISGDNRYLLDQLRRGNLDVVVGRLPAPDHMVGLDFDPLFRERVVAVVSEGHPLAGVPHLPSAAFEDYPVLMPSEGSIIRPMVDRMFLEQGLTLPRFPIETVSATFGRRFTLRHRAIWIISHGVVRADLEDGVLRLLPLNTDSTLGPVGLCIRSEHQLSAAAARFCSALRDICGT; this is encoded by the coding sequence ATGCGTTTGTCTGCTGAGCTAAAGCTGCGTCATTTGGAGGTCTTTGTCGAAGTGGCCCGCCAGGAAAGTGTCACCCAGGCTGCCGAGGCGCTGGGCATGACGCAACCTGCGGTCACTCGGACCCTGCGCGAGCTGGAGGGAGTCGTCGGCAAGCCGCTGGTGGAGCGGCACGGGCGCGGCATCCGGCTGTCCGCCTATGGCGAGATGTTTCGCGATCATGCCGGCCGCAGCCTTGCGCTGGCCCGCGACGGGGTTGCCATGCTGCGTGGGCTGGATGAGGCCGAGGGACCACGTGTCGCCATTGGCGCCTTGCCGACAGTCTCTGCCACGGTGGTGCCGGATGCGCTGGCGCAGCTTCGGGCAGAGGGCAGCCACAGCCGGTTTTCCGTGATTTCTGGTGACAACCGCTACCTGCTGGACCAGCTGCGCCGGGGCAATCTTGATGTGGTGGTGGGTCGTCTTCCTGCGCCGGATCATATGGTGGGCCTCGATTTCGACCCGTTATTTCGTGAACGTGTGGTGGCTGTCGTGTCCGAGGGGCACCCTCTGGCCGGTGTTCCGCATTTGCCTTCCGCGGCATTTGAGGACTATCCGGTGTTGATGCCCTCGGAAGGGTCGATCATTCGCCCCATGGTGGACCGCATGTTCCTTGAGCAGGGGCTTACCTTGCCCCGTTTTCCGATCGAGACGGTTTCGGCCACCTTCGGGCGCCGCTTCACGCTGCGTCATAGGGCGATCTGGATCATCAGTCACGGGGTGGTGCGCGCCGATCTGGAAGACGGCGTGCTCAGGCTGCTGCCGCTCAACACGGATAGTACGCTTGGCCCGGTTGGCCTTTGCATCCGCAGCGAACATCAGCTCTCTGCCGCGGCGGCCCGGTTCTGTTCTGCGCTGCGGGACATCTGCGGGACTTAG
- a CDS encoding TetR/AcrR family transcriptional regulator: MLEQISASKSEILDAAAHSFMTLGADAASIDDIAASLGSTKGRIYHHFPSKGALLAAVQLRAARFTYGAVQTVIDDSLTPEICLHRMAQAHVYEVLRSLPYHKVILQTFTGARGKTPSKAAEQGLLAQVRAEQRQYTQLFAAQVSRGMANGTFAPRTLRVTVAGLMLTLNSPVFWYQPGRGDERNFRKTVADDLADMALASLRA, from the coding sequence ATGTTAGAGCAAATCAGCGCCTCAAAGAGCGAAATTCTGGATGCTGCGGCTCATAGTTTCATGACCTTAGGAGCGGATGCCGCCTCGATCGACGATATCGCGGCCAGCCTTGGATCCACCAAGGGCCGGATATATCACCACTTTCCTTCGAAGGGCGCGCTTCTGGCCGCAGTACAGCTGAGGGCAGCGCGCTTTACCTATGGGGCGGTTCAAACGGTGATCGACGACTCGCTTACCCCCGAGATTTGCCTGCATCGTATGGCACAGGCTCATGTCTACGAGGTGCTGCGCTCCCTCCCCTACCACAAGGTGATTCTCCAGACCTTCACCGGCGCCCGTGGCAAAACGCCATCCAAGGCCGCCGAACAGGGCCTGCTGGCACAGGTGCGCGCCGAGCAGCGACAATATACCCAGCTGTTCGCCGCCCAGGTCTCGCGCGGGATGGCAAACGGCACCTTTGCCCCCAGAACGCTGAGGGTCACAGTCGCGGGGTTGATGCTGACGCTGAACTCTCCGGTTTTCTGGTATCAGCCGGGGCGCGGCGACGAACGGAACTTTCGCAAGACCGTGGCGGACGATCTGGCCGATATGGCCCTTGCCAGCCTGCGTGCCTAA
- a CDS encoding branched-chain amino acid ABC transporter permease, protein MEVLQLLVSGLANGCVYGLIALGFVLIYKATEAVNFAQGDFMMLGAFVTLGLTNAEYMDLPFWIAAPLAISIMAVLGYLLDFFILRHLFGQSQTAVVILTIALGFVLRFVAGLIWGHEPQTLESPLALGDVQLGGVVLGMADVAVIVVTFLLTWSLYQFFQRTKLGLAMQAASQNQMAAYFMGIPVRRVQGLIWGLAGATAAVAGILFASKGAIDPNAGLLGIKAFAAAVIGGFGSLPGALAGGLIVGVIEPFAARYLAAGYSQIAPYALLLAVLIFRPHGLFSQVRVKKV, encoded by the coding sequence TTGGAAGTATTGCAGCTCCTGGTCAGCGGGCTTGCGAATGGCTGTGTTTATGGCCTGATCGCGCTCGGCTTCGTGCTGATCTACAAGGCCACCGAGGCGGTCAATTTCGCCCAGGGCGATTTCATGATGCTGGGGGCCTTTGTGACCCTTGGCCTAACCAATGCAGAGTATATGGATCTGCCATTCTGGATCGCGGCGCCGCTGGCGATTTCGATCATGGCGGTACTTGGTTACCTGCTCGACTTTTTCATTCTGCGTCATCTGTTCGGCCAAAGTCAGACCGCGGTTGTCATCCTGACCATCGCGCTGGGCTTTGTTCTGCGCTTTGTGGCCGGTCTGATCTGGGGGCATGAGCCGCAGACGCTGGAAAGCCCACTGGCGCTGGGTGATGTGCAGCTGGGTGGTGTGGTGCTTGGCATGGCGGATGTGGCGGTGATCGTGGTGACCTTCCTGCTAACATGGTCGCTGTACCAGTTCTTCCAGCGCACCAAGCTGGGTCTGGCCATGCAGGCGGCCAGTCAGAACCAGATGGCGGCCTATTTCATGGGCATTCCGGTACGCCGGGTGCAGGGGCTGATCTGGGGGCTGGCTGGCGCGACGGCGGCCGTGGCCGGGATCCTCTTTGCCTCCAAGGGCGCGATTGATCCGAATGCGGGGCTCTTGGGGATCAAGGCCTTTGCGGCGGCGGTCATCGGCGGCTTTGGCTCGCTTCCCGGAGCGCTCGCTGGTGGCCTGATCGTGGGTGTCATCGAACCTTTCGCGGCGCGCTACCTTGCAGCAGGTTATTCGCAGATCGCTCCTTATGCGCTCTTGTTGGCGGTGCTGATCTTCCGTCCGCATGGCCTGTTCAGCCAGGTCCGAGTGAAGAAGGTCTGA
- a CDS encoding branched-chain amino acid ABC transporter permease codes for MRIHFKTTYEQDIRLFPDLWTACVYGALILLAFALPYLINEFYIGEVTNVLIWAIAGLGLMLLTGQTGQASLGHAAFLAIGCYTNTILIEQGLPFIIAFPLAGVITGVVGAIIAIPALRLHGIYLAIATIALSILADDIIVLLEPWTGGVSGKFPEMITIFGFEIERWTMPTRFYYLVLIVTIVCTLFYRNLLRSPLGRAFAAVRDSEVSATAMGVHIARTKATAFGLSCMITGWAGALMGYYAGTFNNETFSIVISITLLMMIVIGGLGSIHGAFFGAVVVAFLPQGLSILKDGLIGGGVAIPGLETGVFGMILILFILFEPMGIYGRWLKIRIWFELFPFARKDMFRRQKSYLKTERLR; via the coding sequence ATGCGCATTCATTTCAAAACCACCTACGAGCAGGATATCCGCCTGTTCCCCGACCTGTGGACCGCCTGTGTTTATGGCGCGCTGATCTTGCTGGCCTTTGCACTTCCCTACCTGATCAACGAATTCTACATTGGTGAGGTCACCAATGTCCTGATCTGGGCGATTGCGGGGCTGGGTCTGATGCTGCTGACCGGTCAGACAGGGCAGGCGAGCCTGGGACACGCGGCCTTTCTGGCGATTGGCTGTTATACCAATACCATCCTGATCGAGCAGGGTCTGCCCTTCATCATTGCTTTCCCGCTGGCGGGAGTCATCACAGGGGTGGTTGGCGCAATCATCGCCATTCCCGCCCTGCGGCTGCATGGGATTTACCTCGCGATTGCTACAATCGCGCTGTCGATACTGGCCGATGACATCATCGTTTTGCTCGAGCCATGGACCGGCGGCGTGTCGGGCAAGTTCCCGGAGATGATCACAATCTTCGGGTTCGAGATCGAACGCTGGACCATGCCGACGCGGTTCTACTACCTGGTTCTTATCGTCACTATCGTATGCACGCTGTTCTACCGAAACCTGCTGCGCTCGCCCCTGGGTCGAGCCTTTGCAGCGGTGCGCGACAGTGAGGTTTCGGCCACCGCCATGGGCGTTCATATCGCCCGCACCAAGGCGACTGCTTTCGGTCTTTCGTGCATGATTACCGGCTGGGCTGGGGCCCTGATGGGCTACTACGCGGGCACCTTCAACAACGAGACCTTCTCGATCGTGATCTCCATCACGCTGTTGATGATGATCGTCATTGGCGGCCTCGGCTCCATCCACGGGGCTTTCTTTGGCGCGGTTGTGGTCGCCTTCCTGCCGCAGGGCCTGTCGATACTGAAGGATGGGCTGATCGGTGGAGGCGTTGCCATTCCGGGGCTGGAGACGGGTGTGTTCGGGATGATCCTGATCCTCTTCATCCTGTTCGAACCCATGGGCATCTACGGGCGCTGGCTGAAGATCCGCATCTGGTTCGAACTGTTCCCCTTTGCGCGCAAGGACATGTTCCGCCGCCAGAAATCCTACCTGAAGACGGAGCGTCTGAGATGA
- a CDS encoding ABC transporter ATP-binding protein: MSLLEIKNATLKFGGVVAVNDLSFSVEEGEVYAIVGPNGAGKSTVFNLISRFYEPFAGEFTFDGQNLLECKPDEVADLGIARTFQNIELFDHATVLQNLLVGRHRHRKSTLIEELFFAPRVRAEEHRHREAVEEVIDFLDLQPYRNKMIAGLPYGVRKVVELGRALASGPRLLLLDEPASGLSVEETQDMRWWIDDIRKQMGITVLMVEHDMGLVSGVSDRVLALADGAKLAEGTPAEVQSNPAVIEAYLGAGAV; this comes from the coding sequence ATGAGCCTTCTGGAAATCAAGAACGCGACGCTGAAATTCGGCGGGGTGGTGGCCGTGAACGATCTGTCCTTTTCGGTCGAAGAAGGCGAGGTCTATGCCATCGTCGGGCCGAACGGGGCGGGCAAGTCCACCGTCTTCAACCTGATCTCGCGGTTTTACGAGCCCTTCGCGGGGGAGTTCACCTTTGACGGGCAGAACCTGCTGGAGTGCAAACCGGACGAGGTTGCCGACCTTGGCATCGCGCGCACCTTTCAGAACATCGAACTGTTCGATCATGCAACGGTGCTGCAGAACCTGCTGGTGGGGCGGCATCGTCACCGCAAGAGCACCCTCATCGAAGAGCTGTTCTTTGCCCCGCGCGTGCGCGCCGAAGAGCACCGCCACCGCGAGGCAGTGGAAGAGGTGATCGACTTCCTCGATCTGCAACCCTACCGCAACAAGATGATCGCCGGCCTGCCTTACGGCGTGCGCAAGGTGGTGGAACTGGGCCGGGCGCTCGCCTCTGGTCCGCGGCTTTTGCTGCTGGATGAACCCGCCTCGGGACTGTCGGTCGAGGAAACGCAGGACATGCGCTGGTGGATCGATGACATCCGCAAACAGATGGGGATCACGGTGTTGATGGTCGAACATGACATGGGGCTGGTGTCGGGCGTGTCCGACCGCGTTCTGGCCCTGGCCGATGGCGCGAAACTGGCCGAAGGCACCCCGGCAGAGGTGCAATCCAACCCGGCCGTGATCGAGGCCTATCTAGGTGCGGGGGCGGTCTGA
- a CDS encoding ABC transporter ATP-binding protein, with protein MGEPLLEIKNLESFYGPIMAIRGVSLKVDKGQIVTVLGANGAGKSTLLKTVSGIMDPEKGEVLFGGTPIQGEEPHKIVSRGIVHVPEGREVFPLLTVNENLSLGAYTRADKAEIERDREMVFDYFPILAERRDQEAGTLSGGQQQMLAIGRGLMLRPKIMLLDEPSLGLSPLLVQEIFAILRRLNAEEHVTMMLVEQNARIALELADIGYVMEIGRIVMDGTADRLMQSEDIQSFYLGHQEEGQRGEKRWKRKKTWR; from the coding sequence ATGGGAGAGCCTTTGCTGGAAATCAAAAACCTTGAAAGCTTTTACGGGCCGATCATGGCGATCCGGGGCGTCTCGCTCAAGGTGGACAAGGGGCAGATCGTCACCGTCCTTGGGGCCAATGGCGCCGGGAAGTCCACGCTGCTTAAGACGGTGTCGGGCATCATGGATCCTGAAAAGGGCGAGGTGCTGTTTGGCGGCACACCTATCCAGGGCGAAGAGCCGCACAAGATCGTCAGCCGCGGCATCGTCCATGTGCCAGAAGGGCGCGAGGTTTTCCCGCTCTTGACGGTGAACGAGAACCTGAGCCTTGGCGCCTATACCCGCGCGGACAAGGCCGAGATCGAGCGCGACCGGGAGATGGTGTTCGACTACTTCCCGATCCTGGCCGAGCGGCGTGATCAGGAGGCGGGCACCCTCTCGGGTGGTCAGCAGCAAATGCTGGCAATTGGGCGGGGGCTGATGCTGCGGCCCAAGATCATGCTGCTCGATGAGCCGAGCCTCGGTCTTTCGCCGCTGCTGGTGCAGGAGATCTTCGCCATTCTGCGGCGCCTCAACGCAGAGGAACACGTGACCATGATGCTGGTGGAGCAGAACGCCCGCATCGCGCTCGAGCTGGCCGATATCGGCTATGTGATGGAGATCGGCCGTATCGTGATGGACGGCACCGCCGACCGGCTGATGCAGTCCGAGGATATCCAGTCCTTCTACCTGGGTCATCAGGAAGAAGGTCAGCGCGGCGAGAAGCGTTGGAAACGCAAGAAGACCTGGCGTTAA